The following are encoded in a window of Flavobacteriales bacterium genomic DNA:
- a CDS encoding gliding motility-associated C-terminal domain-containing protein — MAMLAGAADPFSEVLAQPYWVQDVGGVGNEHVADVKVDLDGSVYVVGEFGGTIQFGGQSYVSIGGIDAFAARLSPTGAVLWFKQGGGSSIDRGRKLALGAAGTLAVAGEFMGQADLFGTALTSAGGTADMFVALLDKTTGDPIWIRQGGGATGTDSPGGVSVGADGRVTVAGEFRGTAQWEGSSLTSMIDPGTSQPGADIFIATYSPAGALLWLKHGSAPANDHVVEVVHDAGGNILVTGQFSHDITFGQTYANPMINASFLLRLDAAGNDVWFRRFGGGVFNHVRDMTIGPGGEILLTGDLQGQMTYVGPPSVNVAATQTYAYYLLSVNSSGQLASHSTMGSAEGVTVRGIAVRASTVAVVGEFDCQFTGLSALYNGAGLFMATGTEDLFVSMHALGSLALTEAQQFGGRSAKAAGAIAFMPEGNAVFCGSFQQTLVFPAVPGFTADVATFGGGLVGTGNGALCGDQDYGAFAASVGAGGMDGFVARGYVQGRQPYDWWIREGGACDRPALEPCIRAVTSTVCQDTISVCQGTTLGVLLKFPHVTNPIPHFVGPPVQYLWSTGSTGTNILVTTSGTYSVTITSLNGCWQWTDTIVVQVDPLPPFPLIHDDIVLNSGTPAPEMIHLCDPQTQWVWGTNMPPGTTFWWTTPFGGGAQIFNDSIQVDTTGVYTFHVMNEFGCVRLVPVMVVDDPILPMPSIEVLIDIVFEQDTDQNDTLFVCVNEAVGYAYVPTWIVDGEVVEELPPGLHIHWGVAPDPPTQVADSGPQQSAFVPQGTGWYALEIIVMVDNSPCGEDTLYFSAIDSIYVVVHPPLAIQVDLSGPSVVCDGDTITVVANCTGCGELTWQGPAFEPIDGLTVQIWSAGMFIVTAQVEDGFGCVYSDMDTVVVQQPMGPVLLIDPPDGIICPGETATIFTSVQGADHLWFGPQGPIFGQGPSLTTDVAGSYSLAMIVQGCPVTSNSVLLSNYGTPFIDIAVPPVMCFPGDAVTIQVVTAPGSVIQWLAPLFGSSPSQVVTSPGIYACSVSACGITTQLSVEVVLAPAEAELLTPGPFTLCPEDSLLLQAAPGAGSYEWLPGPGAESGLWIDAAGTYQVVVSNEFGCRDTSAAIIITQVAFPEPLIAWGDTVCQGDMAVFTATGSGTMVWYADAAFTQWLGTGGTISMPGMESMVIHVQQEQDGCVGGSQAVTLLVTPRPEAPILAGPTSVCLGDPFLLTLLESDTLTYLWSTPTGPVQGDAIDIPSVTVHDAGLYACVALYQGCAGPSAEHTLVVFVPMDPSLPEEVMLCTGGAVTFNLPGGFSSILWSNGSTSPSVVVTTGMALSVTAHDPNGCAMEAMVLVVEEDCEITIPNVFSPNGDGINDTWFPSGGFVKAMTEIRSRWGNLVYEGDMLVKPWDGRHFRNSTPCADGVYYYVIDLMRSDGSVISRAGYFHLQ; from the coding sequence ATGGCCATGTTGGCCGGGGCGGCGGACCCCTTCTCCGAGGTACTGGCGCAACCCTACTGGGTGCAGGATGTGGGCGGTGTGGGCAATGAGCATGTGGCCGATGTGAAGGTGGATCTGGATGGATCGGTCTACGTCGTGGGTGAGTTCGGTGGCACGATCCAATTCGGTGGGCAGTCCTATGTGAGCATCGGCGGCATAGATGCCTTCGCGGCGCGCCTTTCGCCCACAGGTGCCGTGCTGTGGTTCAAGCAGGGCGGAGGGTCGAGCATCGACCGGGGCAGGAAGCTGGCATTGGGAGCGGCAGGCACCCTGGCCGTGGCCGGTGAGTTCATGGGCCAGGCGGATCTGTTCGGCACCGCGCTGACCAGCGCGGGCGGCACGGCCGACATGTTCGTGGCACTGCTGGACAAGACCACAGGCGACCCGATCTGGATCCGGCAAGGCGGTGGTGCCACAGGCACGGACAGCCCCGGCGGGGTGAGCGTGGGCGCGGATGGCCGGGTGACGGTGGCGGGTGAGTTCCGGGGCACCGCGCAATGGGAAGGGAGTTCGCTCACGAGCATGATCGATCCGGGCACCAGCCAACCCGGCGCGGACATTTTCATCGCCACCTACAGCCCGGCCGGTGCATTGCTCTGGTTGAAGCACGGTTCCGCTCCGGCCAATGACCACGTGGTGGAGGTGGTACACGATGCCGGAGGCAACATCCTCGTCACCGGCCAGTTCAGCCACGACATCACCTTCGGCCAGACCTACGCCAACCCGATGATCAATGCCAGCTTCCTGCTTCGGCTGGATGCGGCGGGCAATGACGTCTGGTTCCGTCGTTTCGGCGGCGGTGTTTTCAACCATGTGCGCGACATGACCATCGGTCCCGGTGGTGAGATCCTGCTCACCGGCGATCTGCAGGGCCAGATGACCTACGTCGGTCCGCCTTCGGTGAATGTGGCCGCCACGCAGACCTACGCCTACTATCTGTTGTCGGTGAATAGCAGCGGTCAACTGGCAAGCCACAGCACGATGGGATCCGCCGAGGGCGTCACCGTGCGGGGCATCGCGGTGCGTGCCTCCACTGTGGCGGTGGTCGGGGAGTTCGATTGCCAGTTCACCGGACTGAGCGCCTTGTACAACGGCGCCGGCCTCTTCATGGCCACCGGCACCGAGGATCTGTTCGTGTCCATGCATGCCTTGGGAAGCCTGGCCCTGACCGAAGCGCAGCAATTCGGCGGACGATCGGCCAAAGCGGCGGGCGCCATCGCCTTCATGCCGGAAGGGAACGCGGTGTTCTGCGGATCATTCCAACAGACCCTGGTGTTCCCCGCGGTACCAGGCTTCACGGCCGATGTGGCCACCTTCGGCGGCGGCCTGGTGGGCACGGGCAACGGCGCCCTCTGCGGCGACCAGGATTACGGCGCATTCGCGGCGAGCGTGGGCGCCGGCGGCATGGACGGATTCGTGGCCAGGGGCTACGTGCAGGGCCGCCAACCCTACGACTGGTGGATCCGGGAGGGAGGCGCCTGTGACCGGCCCGCACTGGAACCCTGCATCCGCGCTGTGACCTCCACGGTCTGTCAGGATACCATCAGTGTATGCCAGGGCACCACCTTGGGCGTGCTGCTGAAGTTTCCCCATGTGACCAACCCAATTCCGCATTTCGTGGGGCCGCCAGTACAATACCTCTGGTCCACGGGCAGCACGGGCACCAACATCCTGGTCACCACCAGCGGCACCTATTCGGTCACCATCACCTCGTTGAACGGTTGCTGGCAATGGACCGACACCATCGTGGTGCAGGTGGACCCCCTGCCGCCTTTCCCACTGATCCACGACGACATCGTGCTGAACAGCGGCACACCCGCGCCGGAGATGATCCATCTCTGCGATCCTCAGACCCAATGGGTGTGGGGCACGAACATGCCACCGGGAACCACCTTCTGGTGGACCACGCCCTTTGGCGGTGGCGCCCAGATCTTCAACGACTCCATCCAGGTGGACACCACGGGTGTCTACACCTTCCACGTGATGAACGAGTTCGGTTGTGTGCGCCTGGTGCCCGTGATGGTGGTGGACGATCCCATACTGCCCATGCCTAGCATCGAGGTGCTGATCGACATCGTGTTCGAGCAGGATACGGACCAGAACGACACGCTCTTCGTCTGCGTCAACGAGGCGGTCGGCTACGCTTATGTGCCCACCTGGATCGTGGATGGAGAAGTGGTGGAGGAGCTACCACCGGGCCTCCACATCCATTGGGGCGTGGCACCCGACCCGCCTACCCAGGTGGCGGACAGCGGCCCACAGCAATCCGCGTTCGTGCCGCAGGGTACGGGCTGGTATGCGCTGGAGATCATCGTGATGGTGGACAACAGTCCCTGCGGTGAGGACACTTTGTACTTCTCCGCCATCGACAGCATCTACGTGGTGGTGCATCCGCCATTGGCGATCCAGGTGGATCTGAGCGGGCCGTCGGTGGTCTGCGATGGAGACACCATCACCGTGGTGGCCAATTGTACCGGATGTGGTGAGCTCACTTGGCAGGGGCCGGCCTTCGAACCGATCGATGGGCTTACCGTGCAGATCTGGAGTGCCGGCATGTTCATCGTCACGGCCCAAGTGGAAGACGGTTTCGGATGCGTGTATTCGGACATGGACACGGTGGTGGTGCAACAACCCATGGGACCCGTGCTGCTGATCGACCCTCCGGACGGGATCATCTGTCCTGGAGAAACGGCCACCATCTTCACCAGCGTGCAGGGTGCGGACCACCTTTGGTTCGGCCCGCAGGGACCCATCTTCGGGCAAGGACCCTCGCTCACCACGGATGTGGCGGGATCCTATTCCCTGGCGATGATCGTGCAAGGTTGCCCGGTCACGAGCAATAGCGTCCTGCTTTCGAACTACGGCACGCCCTTCATCGATATCGCGGTGCCGCCCGTGATGTGCTTCCCAGGCGACGCCGTGACCATTCAAGTGGTGACGGCACCCGGTTCGGTGATCCAATGGCTCGCGCCACTCTTCGGTTCATCGCCTTCACAAGTGGTGACATCGCCGGGCATCTATGCATGCAGTGTGTCGGCATGTGGCATCACCACACAATTGAGCGTGGAGGTGGTCCTGGCACCGGCTGAAGCTGAATTGCTCACACCAGGGCCGTTCACGCTTTGCCCGGAGGACAGTCTTCTGCTGCAGGCCGCACCCGGCGCTGGCAGCTACGAGTGGCTGCCCGGACCGGGCGCGGAAAGTGGTCTGTGGATCGATGCTGCAGGAACCTACCAGGTGGTGGTGAGCAACGAATTCGGATGCCGGGATACGTCGGCGGCGATCATCATCACGCAGGTCGCGTTCCCGGAACCGCTCATCGCTTGGGGTGATACCGTCTGCCAGGGCGATATGGCGGTCTTCACCGCCACGGGGTCGGGCACCATGGTCTGGTACGCCGATGCGGCATTCACGCAATGGCTCGGAACAGGCGGCACCATCAGCATGCCCGGCATGGAGAGCATGGTGATCCATGTCCAACAGGAGCAGGATGGTTGTGTGGGTGGATCGCAAGCCGTGACCCTCCTTGTGACCCCTCGGCCCGAAGCGCCCATACTTGCCGGTCCAACAAGCGTTTGCCTGGGCGATCCATTCCTACTGACCCTCCTCGAGTCGGATACACTCACGTACCTGTGGTCCACGCCGACAGGACCGGTTCAAGGCGATGCCATCGACATTCCCTCCGTGACGGTGCATGACGCGGGCCTGTACGCTTGTGTGGCGCTCTACCAAGGTTGCGCAGGTCCTTCAGCGGAGCACACGCTCGTTGTTTTCGTGCCCATGGATCCCAGTCTGCCTGAAGAGGTGATGCTTTGCACAGGTGGTGCGGTCACCTTCAACCTGCCGGGAGGCTTCTCCAGCATCCTGTGGTCCAATGGTAGCACCTCGCCGTCCGTGGTGGTCACAACCGGCATGGCGCTGTCGGTCACGGCCCACGATCCGAACGGGTGCGCCATGGAGGCCATGGTATTGGTGGTGGAGGAGGACTGCGAGATCACCATCCCCAACGTATTCTCGCCCAATGGCGATGGCATCAACGACACCTGGTTCCCTTCCGGTGGCTTCGTCAAGGCCATGACCGAGATCAGGAGCCGTTGGGGCAACCTGGTCTACGAGGGCGACATGCTGGTGAAACCTTGGGATGGACGGCATTTCCGCAACAGCACGCCCTGCGCCGATGGGGTGTACTACTACGTCATCGACCTCATGCGGTCCGACGGCAGTGTGATCAGCAGGGCGGGCTATTTCCATTTGCAGTAG